In the genome of Balneola sp., one region contains:
- a CDS encoding class A beta-lactamase-related serine hydrolase yields the protein MYCFFFLILSNTLFAQDLEIDQLVNDQIDNHSIPGIAVGVVKDGNVILSKGYGYSDVENKTKANEHTIYQIGSVTKMFTGHLLSILIEKQILSPSDTLSDFFPDDLNFPKSPSGQVVTIKDIATHSSEFPRYPSNLERIDPDPIQGYSIEQMLEGIELVSIKNKIGGHYSYSNFGYGILGIAMEYRMNKPLSELLDEHIFSAYHMNHSSLFFRESLHDNLATPYLEVSPLKKTEPWDMGTLAGAGNIFSSVSDLNQFMIHLLKESKTNDIQMKKRLSINETWSYGLGCFVIDSSKWDTQIIYHGGDIDGYASYLALYPEFDLGIVILTNWGEGQRVGEAFSEISDAVANHFLNPID from the coding sequence TTGTACTGTTTTTTTTTCCTGATCCTTAGTAACACCCTATTTGCCCAAGACCTAGAAATTGATCAGCTGGTTAATGATCAAATCGATAACCATTCAATTCCAGGGATTGCTGTTGGAGTAGTTAAGGATGGGAATGTTATTCTTTCTAAGGGATACGGTTACTCTGATGTAGAAAACAAAACTAAAGCTAACGAACATACCATTTATCAGATAGGCTCGGTAACAAAAATGTTTACCGGGCATTTACTTTCTATTCTTATTGAGAAACAGATACTCTCCCCTTCCGATACCCTCTCTGACTTTTTTCCTGATGACTTAAACTTTCCAAAATCTCCTTCTGGGCAAGTAGTGACCATAAAAGATATTGCCACTCATTCTTCAGAATTTCCGAGATATCCGTCTAACCTGGAGCGAATTGACCCAGACCCTATTCAGGGTTACTCGATCGAACAAATGTTGGAAGGAATAGAGCTGGTATCCATTAAGAATAAAATCGGCGGGCATTATAGCTATTCTAATTTTGGCTATGGGATTCTTGGAATTGCAATGGAGTATCGAATGAATAAACCTCTTTCGGAGCTACTGGATGAACATATATTTTCGGCGTATCACATGAATCATTCTTCCCTATTCTTTCGCGAAAGTTTACATGATAATCTTGCTACTCCTTACCTAGAAGTGTCTCCACTTAAAAAAACAGAACCATGGGATATGGGAACACTCGCGGGTGCGGGGAATATTTTTAGTTCTGTTTCTGATTTGAATCAATTTATGATTCACTTATTGAAGGAGAGCAAGACCAATGATATTCAAATGAAGAAGCGCCTTTCGATAAATGAAACCTGGAGTTATGGTTTAGGTTGCTTTGTAATTGATTCTTCCAAATGGGATACGCAAATCATTTACCACGGTGGTGACATCGACGGATATGCGTCATACTTAGCTTTGTATCCTGAATTTGATTTAGGCATTGTTATCCTAACGAATTGGGGTGAAGGACAGAGAGTTGGAGAAGCTTTTAGTGAAATAAGTGATGCTGTAGCAAATCACTTTCTTAATCCGATCGACTAA
- the pssA gene encoding CDP-diacylglycerol--serine O-phosphatidyltransferase, with the protein MKYPIQKKYYGFKKRREEIRKSKPPVNPRIAVPSFFTLMNLFSGFLAIISISDGNLFWGAWLIIAAGMFDVFDGLMARLADAHSDFGIELDSLSDMVSFGVAPGFLAYNFVLYQFGMLGILVSAIPPLCGAVRLARFNVNARLKPSADSFIGLPIPSVAIIIVSFYLTFRDDVYLFDFFKNGVSSVLIPLIVIVSFLMVSTIQFEKIPRFDKYSIKTKKWTFLLFFAYLVIIIVFREYGLMAVILIYITKSVTLGAIKFFRADYTGEEEPFQDFS; encoded by the coding sequence ATGAAATATCCGATTCAAAAGAAATATTACGGTTTCAAGAAAAGACGGGAGGAGATCCGGAAGTCGAAACCCCCAGTAAATCCACGGATAGCTGTTCCCAGCTTTTTTACCCTGATGAATCTCTTTTCGGGTTTCTTGGCTATTATTTCAATTTCAGATGGTAACTTATTTTGGGGAGCCTGGTTAATTATTGCTGCCGGGATGTTCGACGTGTTTGACGGGCTTATGGCTAGATTGGCTGATGCTCATAGTGATTTTGGAATAGAGCTGGATTCTCTCAGCGATATGGTTTCATTCGGAGTTGCTCCGGGTTTCCTGGCCTACAACTTTGTGTTATATCAATTTGGGATGTTAGGTATTCTTGTTAGTGCAATTCCGCCATTATGCGGAGCTGTCCGATTGGCAAGGTTTAATGTAAATGCTCGTCTTAAACCAAGTGCAGATAGTTTTATTGGATTACCGATACCGTCTGTAGCCATCATCATAGTATCCTTTTACCTCACTTTCAGAGACGATGTGTACTTATTTGATTTCTTTAAAAATGGTGTAAGCAGTGTCTTGATCCCACTAATTGTAATTGTTTCTTTTTTAATGGTTAGTACTATTCAGTTTGAGAAGATTCCTCGTTTTGATAAGTATTCAATTAAGACAAAGAAGTGGACCTTTCTCTTATTTTTTGCATATCTGGTAATAATCATCGTTTTCCGTGAATACGGACTTATGGCTGTGATTCTGATTTATATAACTAAATCAGTAACTCTAGGTGCAATTAAATTTTTTCGAGCTGATTATACAGGAGAAGAAGAACCCTTTCAGGACTTCAGTTAA
- a CDS encoding phosphatidylserine decarboxylase family protein has protein sequence MFAKEGYFTMGLVTVVTATVFVLTSQYIDHWVSYLIYSFFAIVWAIVIYFFRDPERVTPDGKSLIISPADGKVVLIKEIEEDIYLKSKATQISIFLSPLDVHVNRNPISGKLEYLKYHPGKYLMAWDENASIENERADFGVMHSSGTKLFFKQITGFLARRIVYHIKEGDDLVSGERFGMMKFGSRMDVIVPGNVEVHVKEGDRTWAGESVIGKIV, from the coding sequence ATGTTCGCAAAAGAAGGGTACTTTACAATGGGACTTGTTACGGTAGTTACGGCTACCGTATTTGTTTTGACCAGTCAATACATTGATCACTGGGTTTCTTATCTCATTTACAGTTTTTTTGCAATAGTCTGGGCGATAGTAATCTATTTTTTTCGAGACCCTGAACGTGTCACTCCAGATGGTAAATCGCTGATAATATCTCCTGCTGATGGTAAAGTAGTATTGATTAAGGAAATCGAAGAGGATATTTATCTCAAATCCAAGGCTACTCAAATAAGTATATTTTTATCACCGCTGGATGTACATGTAAATAGAAATCCCATATCGGGTAAACTTGAATACCTGAAATATCATCCGGGAAAATACTTAATGGCCTGGGACGAGAACGCTTCTATTGAAAATGAACGGGCAGATTTTGGGGTAATGCATTCATCGGGTACAAAACTTTTCTTTAAGCAGATTACAGGCTTTCTTGCCAGAAGGATTGTTTATCATATTAAAGAAGGTGATGATCTGGTTTCAGGTGAAAGGTTCGGAATGATGAAATTCGGAAGTAGAATGGATGTTATTGTACCCGGTAATGTTGAAGTACACGTGAAGGAGGGAGATCGAACCTGGGCTGGAGAATCAGTTATTGGAAAGATAGTTTAA
- the rseP gene encoding RIP metalloprotease RseP, which yields MEFIDILRTIGIFMGALMILVFIHELGHFLAAKLFGMRVERFSVGFPPRVWGFKKGDTDYCIGATPLGGYVKISGMVDESMDTEFMNKEPEPWEYRSKPVWQRMIVITAGVIFNMILAWFIFTGMTWVNGKVVVFAEQENGIYIDETSFLYDLGFRNNDQIIAVNGKNVDYFNDLVSPSEITSSNLFYTVIRNGESVDINIPPSFLDSIQTRGFLDLDYLLPSKVLQVVSDSPADIAGLESDDLIIEADGFEVNSWNGLVSSIESSTGPMDLLVLRGIDTLAISVTPDAAKKIGIQGGSINSLNYDLIEYGFLASVSEGYTQTIETTTGILNSFGLLLRGEVSVKQNLGGPIAIARETKRATDESGASGFWRITAFLSITLAIMNILPIPALDGGHLVFLIYEGIVRKEPSEKFKIVAQNIGFILLLTLMVFVIFNDIMKLF from the coding sequence ATGGAATTCATTGACATTTTAAGGACAATAGGCATTTTTATGGGGGCACTTATGATCTTAGTGTTCATCCATGAATTAGGTCACTTTTTAGCTGCCAAGCTATTTGGGATGCGTGTGGAGCGTTTTTCAGTAGGCTTTCCTCCTCGGGTATGGGGATTTAAAAAAGGAGATACCGATTATTGTATTGGAGCTACTCCGCTTGGCGGCTATGTCAAGATCTCAGGGATGGTGGATGAGAGCATGGATACCGAATTCATGAACAAAGAACCCGAGCCATGGGAGTATAGAAGTAAGCCGGTTTGGCAACGGATGATCGTAATTACTGCCGGAGTAATATTCAATATGATCCTGGCTTGGTTCATTTTTACTGGGATGACGTGGGTAAACGGAAAAGTTGTTGTTTTTGCAGAACAGGAAAATGGTATTTATATCGACGAAACGTCTTTTTTATATGACTTAGGATTCAGAAATAATGATCAGATAATTGCAGTGAATGGCAAGAATGTTGACTATTTCAATGATTTGGTTTCTCCTTCAGAAATAACCAGCTCAAACTTATTCTATACTGTGATAAGGAATGGAGAATCAGTTGATATTAATATTCCTCCTAGTTTTTTGGATAGCATACAAACACGAGGGTTTTTGGACTTAGATTATCTTTTACCCTCAAAAGTATTGCAGGTGGTAAGTGATTCTCCTGCTGATATAGCAGGATTAGAATCAGATGATTTGATTATTGAAGCCGATGGGTTTGAAGTTAATTCGTGGAATGGTCTGGTTTCTTCTATTGAAAGCTCTACCGGCCCTATGGATTTATTGGTATTACGAGGTATTGATACTCTTGCTATCTCCGTAACTCCTGATGCAGCTAAAAAAATTGGTATTCAGGGAGGAAGCATCAATTCGCTGAATTATGATCTGATTGAATATGGATTCCTTGCATCGGTTTCGGAAGGCTATACTCAAACAATTGAAACTACAACTGGTATTCTCAATAGTTTTGGATTATTGCTAAGGGGAGAAGTATCAGTTAAGCAAAATTTAGGTGGTCCTATTGCTATTGCGAGGGAGACAAAAAGAGCTACTGACGAAAGTGGGGCTAGTGGCTTCTGGAGAATTACTGCTTTTCTTAGTATCACTCTTGCAATAATGAATATCCTTCCAATTCCAGCTCTTGATGGTGGACATCTTGTTTTCTTGATTTATGAGGGGATAGTCAGGAAAGAACCTTCCGAAAAATTCAAGATTGTTGCACAAAATATCGGTTTCATCCTTCTTTTAACCTTGATGGTCTTTGTTATCTTTAATGATATTATGAAGCTATTTTAA
- a CDS encoding 1-deoxy-D-xylulose-5-phosphate reductoisomerase, with translation MNKQKLAILGSTGSIGTQTLEIVRQHPDKFEVTVLSANTNVELLAQQVNEFNPECALICKDILFKNLKELVKTESELISGEEHLSRLATHAKVDTVVNSLVGFSGFHPTIEAIKAGKKIALANKESLVVGGELIFESLKNSTSTLIPVDSEHSAMLQCLVGEPKGSLEKIIITASGGPFRTFSVDQMRSVTKAQALKHPNWNMGAKITIDSATMMNKGLEIIEAHWLFDIPVYKIEPVIHPQSIIHSIVTFKDGSSKAQLGLPDMKVPIIYALSYPDRLDLETPRMDWTKKQDLTFEPVDYLRFPCVKLAIDAIEEGGVTPTVLNAANEVAVQRFLNEEIGYIDISKVVEKSMQNIPNQGDISIELLKEIDKETRAFASTI, from the coding sequence TTGAATAAACAGAAGCTCGCCATACTGGGATCAACGGGGTCTATTGGGACGCAAACACTTGAAATTGTGCGCCAGCATCCCGATAAATTTGAGGTAACCGTACTTAGTGCCAATACTAATGTTGAATTGCTTGCTCAACAGGTTAATGAGTTTAACCCTGAATGCGCCCTTATCTGCAAGGATATACTCTTCAAAAATTTAAAAGAGCTGGTAAAAACAGAATCCGAGCTTATTTCTGGAGAAGAACATCTTTCTAGACTTGCTACCCATGCAAAAGTAGATACTGTGGTAAATAGTTTGGTCGGTTTTTCTGGTTTCCATCCTACCATAGAAGCAATCAAAGCCGGGAAAAAAATTGCTCTTGCGAACAAAGAATCATTGGTAGTTGGCGGAGAACTCATATTCGAATCACTAAAGAATTCCACCTCAACGTTGATCCCTGTTGATTCTGAACACAGTGCTATGTTACAGTGTTTAGTAGGGGAGCCAAAAGGCTCATTAGAGAAGATTATTATTACCGCAAGTGGCGGTCCATTTCGGACGTTCTCAGTAGATCAAATGAGGAGTGTTACTAAAGCCCAGGCTTTGAAGCATCCTAATTGGAATATGGGAGCCAAAATCACCATTGATTCAGCAACAATGATGAATAAAGGGCTAGAGATAATTGAGGCTCACTGGCTATTCGATATACCTGTTTATAAGATTGAACCCGTAATTCATCCCCAAAGTATTATTCATTCGATAGTAACTTTCAAAGACGGTTCCAGTAAAGCGCAGCTTGGATTACCGGACATGAAGGTGCCTATTATTTATGCCCTTTCTTATCCGGATAGACTCGACTTAGAAACTCCAAGGATGGATTGGACAAAGAAACAGGATTTAACTTTTGAACCAGTAGATTATTTAAGGTTTCCCTGCGTTAAGCTGGCTATAGATGCTATAGAGGAAGGAGGAGTTACTCCAACAGTGTTAAATGCTGCAAACGAAGTAGCCGTGCAACGCTTTTTGAATGAAGAAATTGGTTATATTGACATTTCGAAAGTCGTTGAAAAAAGTATGCAAAACATTCCTAATCAAGGGGATATAAGTATTGAGTTACTTAAAGAAATAGATAAAGAAACGAGAGCATTTGCCTCAACAATTTAG
- the pgeF gene encoding peptidoglycan editing factor PgeF, translating into MQSSQIEFIRPEKLNDGRILSWFSLKNPELIEEGQVIPGLNIGFNSKDRHDIVLHNLKLLSDEIRTKTSSIALAEQVHKSDVKLVSRGGIYTETDAFVSNTPGIALGIQVADCGAVLLGDSMNKVIGAAHAGWRGAVSGIVPKTIEEMVTLGAEKNRIKAFISPCLAVHNFEVGAEVANQFPGNLVDNNSYEKPHVDLKGLIIEQLMEVGIKQENIECDARCTIDYEDLFYSYRREKEKSGRMLGVIKLNSLK; encoded by the coding sequence ATGCAGTCTTCCCAAATTGAATTCATACGACCCGAAAAACTTAATGATGGACGAATACTCTCCTGGTTTTCCTTAAAAAATCCGGAATTGATTGAGGAAGGTCAGGTAATTCCGGGGCTCAATATTGGTTTCAATTCTAAAGACAGACATGATATTGTTCTTCATAATCTCAAGTTGTTATCCGATGAGATCAGAACAAAGACAAGCAGTATCGCCTTGGCCGAGCAAGTTCATAAAAGCGATGTAAAGTTAGTTTCTAGAGGGGGTATCTATACCGAAACCGATGCCTTTGTAAGCAATACACCGGGAATTGCTCTCGGAATACAGGTAGCGGATTGCGGAGCAGTTCTTCTTGGAGATTCAATGAATAAGGTAATAGGCGCTGCTCATGCAGGTTGGAGAGGAGCGGTTAGCGGAATTGTTCCTAAGACTATCGAAGAGATGGTTACTCTTGGAGCAGAGAAAAACAGGATCAAAGCTTTTATAAGTCCATGTCTTGCAGTACACAACTTCGAAGTAGGAGCAGAAGTTGCTAATCAATTCCCTGGGAATCTGGTTGATAATAATTCTTATGAAAAACCCCATGTTGACTTAAAAGGTCTGATAATTGAACAACTCATGGAGGTTGGGATAAAGCAGGAAAATATAGAATGTGACGCCCGCTGCACAATAGATTATGAAGATCTTTTCTACTCCTATAGAAGAGAAAAAGAAAAAAGTGGTCGCATGCTTGGGGTAATAAAGTTAAACTCTCTCAAATGA
- the aroE gene encoding shikimate dehydrogenase — translation MTFSEFKNSQYSQKPHYLLIGNPVSHSVSPIMHNTALQFHAIEAEYHAIAVSMGELSSLISHFNSPNFLGANITLPHKQNLFEVVDSHTITASSIGAINTIIKRDEGLIGENTDAYGFLKPLEKYLNEIDQDRAIVFGAGGATKAINYALNDLGFEEVVLVSRKPERYQQMEGTIMCNYDLWTEFAEDASLIVNATPLGMVPNTTASPVKASEISFLEGKICYDIVYNPRETTFLKQAKQVDAFPIGGLGMLIHQGAKSFKEWTGKEFPLELINEELDAVFPN, via the coding sequence ATGACCTTTTCTGAATTCAAGAACTCCCAATACTCTCAAAAGCCACATTATCTTTTAATTGGGAACCCGGTTAGTCATAGCGTTTCTCCAATAATGCATAATACAGCACTTCAATTCCATGCAATTGAGGCTGAATATCATGCAATAGCAGTTTCTATGGGTGAGCTTAGTTCACTGATTTCGCATTTCAACAGTCCCAATTTTTTAGGAGCAAATATTACACTGCCTCACAAGCAAAATCTGTTTGAAGTAGTTGATTCACATACTATTACTGCCTCTTCGATTGGTGCAATTAATACTATAATTAAGAGAGATGAGGGACTAATTGGTGAAAATACGGACGCGTATGGTTTTCTAAAGCCACTTGAAAAGTATTTAAATGAAATAGATCAGGATAGGGCAATTGTTTTTGGAGCCGGTGGAGCAACCAAAGCAATTAACTATGCATTGAATGATTTAGGGTTCGAAGAAGTTGTACTTGTATCACGAAAGCCAGAACGCTATCAACAAATGGAAGGAACTATAATGTGCAATTATGATCTTTGGACAGAATTTGCAGAAGATGCTTCGCTTATAGTGAATGCAACACCGCTTGGTATGGTCCCTAATACTACAGCTTCTCCGGTAAAAGCATCTGAAATAAGTTTCTTAGAAGGGAAGATTTGTTATGATATCGTTTATAACCCGAGGGAGACTACTTTTCTAAAACAGGCTAAGCAAGTTGATGCTTTTCCTATCGGTGGATTAGGTATGCTTATCCATCAAGGAGCAAAATCTTTCAAAGAGTGGACAGGTAAGGAATTCCCTTTAGAACTGATCAATGAGGAATTAGATGCAGTCTTCCCAAATTGA
- the tmk gene encoding dTMP kinase — MFISFEGIDGSGKSTQIALLKEKLIQSNKVVQVFREPGGTILSEQIREILLNSELEISPVSELLLFSAARAQLVNEEVIPALDRGEVVILDRFYDSTTAYQGYGRESLSIDQIRVINKVASYERKPDFTFYLRLSIDESIARRKNEKDDRMEKSGVEFFKRVIKGFDEVARVESRFRTIDASKDISTIHLEILDHLDFPFPEKA; from the coding sequence ATGTTCATCTCTTTCGAAGGGATCGATGGTAGTGGTAAATCCACACAAATCGCTCTGCTTAAAGAAAAACTCATCCAATCAAATAAGGTAGTACAGGTTTTTAGAGAACCGGGTGGAACAATCCTTTCTGAACAAATCAGAGAGATATTATTGAACTCAGAACTAGAAATTTCACCAGTCTCCGAATTGTTGCTTTTCTCTGCTGCACGGGCACAATTAGTTAATGAGGAAGTGATACCAGCTTTAGATAGGGGTGAGGTAGTAATTCTGGATCGTTTTTATGATTCAACTACAGCATATCAAGGATATGGCCGTGAAAGTCTTTCCATCGACCAAATAAGAGTGATTAATAAAGTTGCGTCTTATGAGCGCAAACCTGATTTCACTTTTTATCTAAGGCTCAGTATCGATGAATCAATCGCTCGCAGAAAGAATGAAAAAGATGATAGAATGGAGAAATCCGGAGTAGAGTTTTTTAAGAGGGTGATAAAAGGGTTTGATGAAGTTGCAAGAGTTGAATCTCGTTTCCGAACTATTGACGCCTCTAAAGATATAAGCACCATTCATTTAGAAATACTAGATCATCTTGATTTTCCATTTCCCGAAAAGGCATAG
- a CDS encoding PspC domain-containing protein, with translation MAEKTKEKTYSKTGTASLEFDDFELQNTMRNFLKEEEKETGKGIWNFATIAGLAMLFFALSSVLQFIGISFGVGFASFLEGATASMPLIGGALVTLIGFGFLVGDRKREQKAEKEIRRNKKAKVKAASVSSRKKMDDVHGSEFNTSTKSTLRNDLDSDFMSSSSSTNFEDFAMGSSYEYRHVKKLMKSRTNKKLAGVCGGLAKYFGISPTVVRFIFVAGFFMSYGVLSTIIYLGLALAMPKEPVELMDDFDF, from the coding sequence ATGGCAGAAAAAACCAAAGAAAAAACATATTCGAAAACCGGAACAGCATCACTTGAGTTCGATGATTTTGAACTTCAAAATACGATGCGAAATTTCCTTAAAGAGGAAGAGAAAGAAACAGGAAAGGGTATTTGGAATTTTGCAACCATTGCCGGATTAGCAATGTTATTTTTTGCTTTATCATCTGTACTACAGTTTATCGGTATTTCTTTTGGAGTTGGGTTTGCATCTTTTCTTGAGGGAGCAACAGCTTCAATGCCATTGATAGGAGGGGCATTGGTAACACTTATAGGTTTTGGGTTTTTAGTTGGTGACAGAAAAAGAGAACAAAAGGCCGAAAAGGAAATACGTCGAAATAAAAAGGCTAAAGTAAAGGCTGCTTCTGTTTCTAGCCGCAAAAAAATGGATGATGTACACGGTTCTGAATTTAATACTTCAACTAAAAGCACCCTTAGAAACGATTTAGACTCAGATTTTATGTCAAGTTCCAGCTCTACCAATTTTGAAGACTTTGCCATGGGTTCTTCTTATGAGTATCGACATGTTAAAAAACTGATGAAGTCACGTACCAACAAGAAACTGGCTGGTGTATGTGGTGGGTTAGCAAAGTATTTTGGAATTAGTCCTACCGTAGTCCGATTTATTTTTGTAGCAGGTTTTTTTATGAGTTATGGCGTATTGAGTACAATCATTTATTTAGGATTAGCACTTGCAATGCCGAAAGAGCCTGTCGAACTTATGGATGATTTTGATTTCTAA
- a CDS encoding 5-formyltetrahydrofolate cyclo-ligase: MGSVAEQKDSLRKSILSQRTKIHKSVWEQKCSRIIEYALESKEYRQARVVHTFVSMNQRFEVNTHALITHMLAHGKEVIVPKTDFENESLIHSKINSLSDLVQNKWGVLEPKNVNPVLIDSIELVFVPLLAVDLEGNRLGYGKGFYDRFLKSITARSLGLIFEEFVLESVPFDTFDQKLDGFISEKGITYT, encoded by the coding sequence ATGGGTTCCGTTGCTGAACAAAAAGATTCTCTCAGGAAATCAATTCTCTCTCAAAGAACTAAGATCCATAAAAGTGTCTGGGAGCAAAAATGTTCAAGGATTATTGAATATGCACTCGAATCGAAAGAGTACAGGCAGGCCAGAGTTGTTCACACATTTGTATCTATGAACCAACGATTTGAAGTGAACACGCATGCTTTAATTACACATATGCTCGCCCATGGGAAAGAAGTTATTGTTCCAAAAACCGATTTTGAAAATGAAAGTCTTATTCATTCAAAAATTAATTCATTATCTGATTTAGTCCAGAATAAATGGGGAGTTCTTGAACCAAAAAATGTAAATCCTGTATTGATTGATTCAATTGAGTTAGTGTTCGTGCCCCTACTAGCTGTAGACTTGGAAGGGAATAGATTGGGTTATGGTAAAGGTTTTTATGATCGCTTTTTGAAAAGTATAACTGCGCGATCATTGGGCTTAATCTTTGAGGAATTTGTTTTGGAGTCAGTTCCATTTGATACTTTTGATCAGAAACTAGATGGATTTATTTCTGAGAAAGGCATAACCTACACGTAA
- the bshC gene encoding bacillithiol biosynthesis cysteine-adding enzyme BshC, with the protein MSENYCSFQQLPFSNLFTTYTSSFKELERFYSTNPFEENAVEEKSKKVQSKVSREEVVRALEEYHVYLGIQDSQADQLRKFSNEDALVIVTGQQLGVYGGPLFTIYKTISCILLAREWERKLQRPVVPVFWMADEDHDFEEIASIGIPGFEGFESVSLAQDGTGLPVSMEIIQDTFPDFETRVKSTLTETDFSDSLFSELNGFYEPGKTHVQAFAQLINSIFSKEGVLIVGSNTQLLKDSVKDLFKTSITEAETIYNSLEKKSADLEKSFHRQVVVTESNLFYIDDQLGRVKLEKSGNVWKVGSLTLSQDKLLSLINANPEKFSPNVFLRPVLQDMLLPTLGYVAGPGELAYYGQMKDLYPVFDLEMPIIFPRLSITLLEKGIERIMEKLPFAMCSYNRRIEDLEATYVDHTNSRDIEGIFSKWKSEINEAGVQPSGLIKEIDQSLEGLVGKTVTGFNNELDKLKGRVYRSIKQQEETQLKRIAKIKSQLFPNGLQERSVSPIYFMNKYGEDIWDDLITRFGEEELDLTIHHIVSV; encoded by the coding sequence TTGAGCGAAAATTATTGTTCATTTCAGCAACTCCCATTTTCTAATTTATTCACTACCTATACGTCGAGCTTTAAAGAATTAGAAAGGTTTTATTCTACCAATCCCTTCGAAGAAAATGCTGTTGAAGAGAAATCAAAGAAAGTACAATCTAAGGTTAGTAGAGAAGAGGTTGTTCGTGCTTTAGAGGAATATCATGTTTATCTGGGAATACAGGATTCTCAAGCTGATCAGTTAAGAAAATTTTCTAATGAAGATGCGCTTGTAATAGTTACGGGGCAGCAGCTTGGAGTTTATGGCGGCCCTTTATTTACGATCTATAAAACGATTTCCTGTATTCTTTTAGCTCGGGAATGGGAAAGAAAACTTCAAAGACCTGTTGTGCCAGTATTTTGGATGGCTGATGAAGACCACGACTTTGAAGAAATTGCTTCTATCGGAATACCAGGTTTTGAAGGATTTGAATCAGTTTCCTTGGCTCAAGATGGCACTGGGTTGCCTGTTTCTATGGAAATAATTCAGGATACTTTTCCTGACTTTGAGACCCGTGTAAAAAGTACTTTGACTGAGACCGATTTTTCGGACTCACTTTTTAGCGAATTAAATGGATTCTATGAACCAGGTAAGACTCATGTTCAAGCCTTTGCTCAGCTGATTAACTCAATATTCTCAAAAGAAGGTGTTTTAATAGTTGGTAGTAATACTCAGCTCTTGAAGGATTCGGTAAAGGATTTATTCAAAACCTCGATTACAGAAGCAGAAACTATCTACAATTCACTTGAAAAGAAGAGTGCTGATTTGGAGAAGTCATTCCATCGTCAAGTGGTGGTAACCGAATCGAATCTATTTTATATCGATGATCAATTGGGAAGAGTTAAGCTAGAGAAATCAGGGAATGTATGGAAGGTCGGTTCGTTAACACTTAGCCAGGATAAGCTATTATCCTTAATAAATGCCAACCCGGAAAAATTCTCTCCAAATGTGTTTCTACGTCCGGTATTACAAGATATGCTGTTACCCACTTTGGGGTATGTAGCAGGGCCGGGAGAATTGGCCTATTACGGGCAAATGAAGGATTTATATCCTGTATTTGATCTCGAAATGCCCATTATTTTTCCTAGGTTAAGTATCACATTGCTTGAGAAGGGAATTGAGAGAATAATGGAAAAACTGCCATTTGCAATGTGCAGCTACAATAGAAGAATCGAAGATTTGGAAGCCACATATGTTGATCATACAAATTCCAGAGATATTGAAGGGATATTTAGTAAATGGAAATCAGAAATAAATGAGGCGGGAGTTCAACCATCGGGACTTATTAAAGAAATTGATCAATCACTCGAAGGATTAGTTGGGAAAACGGTAACAGGATTTAATAATGAGCTGGATAAGCTAAAAGGGAGAGTTTATCGGTCAATTAAACAGCAAGAAGAAACCCAATTAAAGAGAATAGCAAAAATTAAATCTCAGTTATTCCCAAATGGTTTGCAAGAACGTTCTGTTTCGCCAATATACTTTATGAATAAATATGGGGAAGACATTTGGGATGACCTCATAACCCGATTTGGAGAAGAAGAGTTGGATCTTACTATCCATCATATAGTTTCTGTGTGA